The Flavobacterium sp. 140616W15 sequence TATAAATAGTGTAAACTGCTGCAAATGCTGATGATATCACACCTAGTAAAATTCCTGTTTGATATGATCCGTCAAAGTGAAAGATTAAGCTAATCCCAAATACCGTTATCGCACTAAATAACAATTGAGAAAAAACAATCTTTTTCTATTAATCAATGGATCAAAAATCGCAGTAAAAAAACTGGTAAGGCAATAACAAATAACACCTATAGAAATGTTAGAATATTTTATACTTGCATAAAAAAACACCCAATGAATGGCTATGCAAATACCTATTTTAGAAATATTTATTTTTTCATAGCTCTTCATTTGACTTGAAGTCTTTGTCAACTTTAAAAGGAGAAATAGAATAATAGCCGAAAACAAAGTTCTATACCAAACTAATAAACCTTCGTTAAGGGAAATAAGCTTACCGAAAATACCGGTAAAACCAGAAAGTATTACAGCCACGTGTAATAATAAATAGGAATTTTTCATAAAGAATTGTCTGCCGGAAGAACCGAACAAAATTTTAATTTAATACTAAGTAAACAATGAAGCATAACAAAACAGTCGATTAATTATCAACTATAAAACTTCATCTTAATTTTAGACTGAAATTAAAATCTTGGCGGAGGAAGACAACCTTTTCTATTCATTTTATATTTTTGTAAATATATTAAATCAAACCTAAATAATGAAAATCTGGATTCTGATTATTTCTTAATCGAGAAATGATTAAATTTGATATCAGTCGTATATAAACCTCCAGTTTACTATTGATTGTCTTACTCATTAATGCTAGAAAGAACCTTATTATAATGCAAAAGAATTAATGACTTCTCTGATAAATGAAACGAACAAGATTTTAAAATAAACTCATATTTAAATTCTAAATAAAATATTAAAGATGAATGCAAATAGTGCAGGACAAAACAAGGAAACAATCAAAAAAGTATTACCCCTCATATTGGCGACTTCCATTTTCATGCAAATGCTCGATTCTACTATCCTTAATACGTCGATAACAGCTATTGCCAAAGATCTAAACGAGTCGCCGCTTGACATGCAAAATGCTATTATCAGCTATGTTTTAACTCTGGCACTTTTTATGCCTGTTAGCGGTTTTTTGTCTGATAAATTTGGCACCAAGAAAGTATTTATTTTTGCGTTACTATTATTCAGCCTAGGCTCTTTATTCTGTTCGCTTTCTCAAAACTTAACTCATTTAGTTTTTTCTCGTGTAATTCAGGGTATTGGAGGAAGTTTAATGACACCTGTAGGAAAGCTTGCACTTATTAAAACATTTCCAAAAAAAGAATTATTAAAGGCAATGAATTTTGCCATTATTCCTGCCTTAATTGGTCCAGTATTAGGTCCATTGGTTGGTGGATATATGGTTGATTATTTGTCGTGGCATTGGATTTTCCTGATTAATATCCCATTTGGAATTATTGGTATTCTATTAAGTTTAAAATACATGCCTGATTATAAATCTCCTATAATCGATTTTGACTTAAAAGGCTTCTTAATCTTTGCTGCAGCCTCGCTCCTGTTGTCTATTTCTTTAGAATTATTTGGTAACACCGTTCAGTTAACATCCGTTTTACTGATATTAATGTCAGGTTTAATGATGTTGTATTGGTATTATCGTCATGCTTTAACCGACAACAACCCTATTTTTCCTTTAAATTTATTTCAGGTAAGAACCTTTCGTGTGGGCATAATAGGTAACCTCGCAACTCGTTTGGGTTTTAGTTCAATCCCTTTATTATTACCTATGATGATTCAGATAGCCTACGGGCAGTCGGCAGTTACTTCAGGATGGATTGTCGCTCCCATGGCTCTCACTGCAATGTTTGGAAAATCGGCAGTAATTAAAATATTAAATACTTACGGATATAGAAAAACTTTAATGGTGAACACTTTTATTATTGGCATCCTAATTTGTACCCTTGCCATTCCATCCATTCATACTTCTATCTATTGGTATATTCCTATTATTTCGGTATTAGGATTCTTTAACTCTATACAATTTACCTCTATGAATTCTATTTCTATTGCCGATTTGAGAAATTATCATACTAGTAGTGGTAACTCATTAGTTTCTGTAAATCAGCAACTGGCAATTGGTTTTGGTATTGCTTTCGGACTATTGGTTCTTAAAATTTTTCAAGGTGATGTAAAACTCATTCACAACGAAATTCACAATGCTTTTCGATATACATTTTTGGTTGTAGGCTTTCTGACTATTTTATCTGGGTTAGTTTTCAGAAGACTGCATGATAAAGATGGTGACAATTTAAAGTCAGCTAATTAATAAAACATAAAACCCAACTCTAAAATTAGAATTGAGCTTTATTATTTTCTTGAATTTTATAAATTAATTCCATCCGCCACCAAGAGCGCGATATAGATTTACAACTGCATGTAATTTTTGGCTTTGATCATCAATTCCTTTTAGTTGCGCATTTAGCAAGTTCTGTTCGGCTGTTAATACATCGGTATAATTAGTAGTAGAATTATTTAATAACTCTTTATTAAAATCTACCGCTTTAAATAAAGCCTCTAACTGTTTTTTCCTTTTTTCTTCTTTTAAGGTGGCTTTATCGTATCTAGACAAAGCATTCGAAACTTCTTCGCTTGCTTTTAACATCGAAAGTTCAAAATTATATAGCGCTTCTTTTTGCAAAGACAATGCTGTAGCTAATCTTGCCTTATTGATTCCTTTATTAAAAATAGGTTGTGTAAGTCCTCCGGCTATATTGCCAAAAAGTCCACCGTTTGTAAACCAATCTTTTAATCCAAAACTAGAAAAACCTGCTGCTCCACTGATTGTTAAAGCAGGATAGAAATAAGCTCTTGCTACATTACTTTCTTCAAATGCGACTCTAAAATTATATTCGGCTTGTTGTACATCTGGTCTATTAGCAAGAAGTTGCATCGGAACTCCTATTTTTAAATCATAAACAAGTTTTTGTTGTTCTAGAGAACTACGTTCAATCTTAGTTGGAGATTTTGCCAGAAGCACGCACAAAGCATGTTCTGTTTCAGTTATCTTTTGTTCGATATCAGGAATAGCTAATTCAGCTTCATAAAAATTGGCTTCGCTCTGTACCACTGCTACTCCATTAATAATCGAATTTTCGAAAAGAACCTTAATCGTTTCTGCATCGGTTTCTCTATTTTTGGCTGTCTTTTTAAGTACTTTTAATTGTTCGTCGAGTATCAGTAACTCATAATACGAATTAGCAATATTAGCAATAAGTTGGGTCTGAATGGCGCGTTTAGCTGCATCTGTAGCTAATAAATTGGCAATAGCTCCCTTTTTGGCACTTTTTAATTTACCCCAAACATCTGCTTCCCATCCAACAGTAATACCCAAATCATATTGTGTCGATTGGTCAAAAAGCCCAAACCCTTGCGGGAAAGCTAATCTGGATTCTTTTACAGAAACGTTACCATCTACCGAAGGCAAAAAAGCAGCTTTTTTCAGTCTAAGGTTAGCTGTTGATTGGTTGATACGTTCTACCGCAATCTTTAAATCTAGATTTGCCGCCAATCCTTCGGAAATAAGTTGCTGCAAATTAACATCTGTAAATAGCTCTGACCATTTCATTGTTGCCATGTTTGTAGTGTCCTTATTATCAGGCTCACGATACGTTACTGTTGTTGCTGGTTTTGTATAAGGTTTCGTGATTTTACACGAACTCCATATACTGCCAACAATCAGTATAATAACTATTAATTTATAATTGTATTTATTCATTATAATATGTTTTTTGTTTTAATCTATAATTTTAACCGCAAGGTTCGCTAGTAAAGTCTCTCTCCAATATTGTCATTTCGACGCAGGAGACTCGAGCGATAGCGAACAGACGTAGTAAATCTCCGCGAGAAACTCCATAATCTTTGTCGAGCAACTTAATGAGACCCTTCCTTCGTCAGGGTGACAAGATTGTTGTAGTATTATGGTCTATGTAAAAATTTAATCGTAGTTTTCAGAAAGGTTTTCACAGCGTCCACAAAGCAGGTTCAACACAAAACTTTGCGAACTTTGCGTTTTACAAAACCATCCAGGTAAAAACTTTGCGTCCTTCGCGGTAAAATAACCACAAAACTATTCCCTCTGAACCTTTGTCCCTTTGCTACTCTGAACCTTTGAACCTTCTTTAATCAATTTGTCTCGGCTCATGAATTGGTTCTTTTACTCCACCTATTTTTTCTTGCATAGATTGAAAAATGATAAACAACACTGGAATTACAAAAACTCCGAATAATGTACCAATCAACATTCCGCCAACAGCAGCTGTACCAATTGATCTGTTACTTAATGCTCCAGCTCCTGTAGCAATCATCAATGGAATTAATCCGAAAATAAAAGCAAAAGAGGTCATTAATATTGGTCTTAATCTGGCTCTTGCTCCAAATATTGCGGACTGTACTAGACTTCTTCCGCTTAAGCGATGTAATAGTGCAAACTCTACAATAAGAATTGCATTTTTGGCCAAAAGACCTATTAACATAATCAAACTTATCTGAAGGAAAATATTATTGTCAACCCCAAAAAGATTCGCAAATATAAATGCTCCCGCAAGTCCTATTGGTAAGGATAACAATACCGAAAATGGCAAAATATAACTCTTGTATTGTGCACTTAGCAAAAAGTAAATAAAGATCAAACAAAGCCCAAAGATTAATATTGTTTGGCTTCCGCTAGAAAGCTCTTCTTTGGTTAAACCAGAAAACTGATATGTATATCCTCTGTCTAATGTTTGGGCAGCCACTTCCTCGATTGCCTTTATCGCATCACCAGAACTATATCCTGCATTTGGTGCGCCTGTAACTGTAGTAGACGTAAATAAATTAAACCGATTTAGAAATTCAGGACCGTATGTTTTTTTCAACGTTACAAATTCCGATATTGGAGCCATTGCTCCTTTATCTGTTCTGACAAATATTTTATTGATATCACTTTCTTTTGCTCTATAGTCAGGATGCGATTGTAACATCACCCGATATTGTTTTCCAAATCTATTAATATCCGAAGCATAAATTCCGCCAAAATACCCTTGGAGCGTATTAAGCACCGTATTTACAGACACACCTGCGTCTTTGCACTTTGCTACGTTTACATTGACTTCCATTTCTGGGAATCCAATATTAAACGGACTTGTTGCATACATAATCTCAGGTCTTTGATTGATTGCTGCCATAAATTTTCCGATATTTTTATCAAAATTCTGATAGCTACCTCCCGTTTTATCTTGCAATTGTACTTCGAATCCATTGCTATTTCCAAATCCTTGTAAGGTTGGTGCAGCAAAGAAAATAATACTTGCCCCTTTTATATGTGCTGTTTTTGCAAACAACTGACCAACGATTGAGTTAACATCCTGAGTTTTGCCTTTTCTTTCGTTCCATGGCTTTAGCCTAATAAACAATGCTCCATAAGAACCTCCATTTCCATGAATTAAATCCATTCCAGAAAGTGTCGATGAAAGCTCTATTTCTGGAATACTTCTCGCAATACTATCAATTTCTTTGGTAATTTCTTCGGTACGTTCCAGAGTCGAAGATGGTGGTAAAACTACATTTCCAAAAATAGCTCCTCCATCATCATTAGGTACAAAACCAGTTGGCGTATTTTTCATAAGTACATAGAACACTATTCCGAAAATTGCAATTGCAACTAAGGATATCCATTTTCTACGAATCAGGAATCGAACTGCATTAATATATTTATTTGTAACCGTTTCAAAAGCTACATTAAAACTCGCATAGAATTTAGGCAAGAAACCTTTGGGATAATCTGATTTTTGTGAATCGTGTGGTTTTAATAATATAGCACAAAGAGCAGGACTTAAAGTCAATGCATTAACTGCAGAAATTAATATGGCTACTGCCAATGTCAATCCGAATTGTTTGTAAAACACACCCGCCGAACCTGTAATGAATGTAACCGGAATAAATACTGCTGACATAATTAAGGTGATTGATATAATCGCTCCACTAATCTCACTCATAGCATGTATAGTCGCTTTCTTAGCCGATTTTGCACCTTGATCTAATTTTGCATGAACAGCCTCAACAACTACAATCGCATCATCCACGACAATACCAATAGCAAGAACCAAAGCAAAAAGAGTCAATAAATTAATCGTAAAGCCAAATAACTTCAAGAAAAAGAAGGTACCGATAATCGATACTGGAACTGCAATTGCTGGAATTAATGTAGATCTAAAATCTTGCAAAAAGATAAATACAACAATAAAAACCAGAATAAAAGCTTCAATAATAGTATAAACCACCTTTTCGATTGAAGCGTCTAAAAAGTCATTGGCATTTAGAAATGTATGATACTCTAATCCTGGAGGGAAATCTTTAGATGCTTTTTTTAAGATGTCTTCACAAGCAATAATAAGCTCTCTGGCATTGGATCCTGAAATTTGACTTATTGCTCCTCCCGAAGAAACTTTTCCTTGAGTAATTAATGAAGTCGTATAATCTAAAGCACCAAACTCAATATCAGCTACATCTTTTAAGCGCAACAAACTCCCCTGTTTACCACTTCGTAAAACAATGTTTTCAAAGGCAGCAGGGCTTTCTAATCTTCCTGTAAATTTTAGAGCATATTGAACTGATTCTTTACTATTTTCTCCAATTTTCCCTGGGGCTGCTTCGATATTTTGTTCTTTTAATGCCGCGATGATATCATCAGGAACAAGGCCTTGACTTGCCATCGCATCAGGTTTTAACCAAATACGCATTGAATATTCCTGGCTCGTATAAATTTCTGTCCCTCCTACACCTTCGACACGTTTCATCTCTGGCATAATATTTATTCTCAAATAATTATCGAGAAATTTTTCATCATACTTTCCATCTTTGCTATATAACAAAAAACTAAAAGCAGTACTGCTTAGTTGTTTGCTTGTTGTAATCCCAGATTTTATGACCTCATTAGGTAATAAACTTGTAGCTTTTGTAACTCTGTTCTGAACATTTACTGCAGCCATATCAGGGTTAGTTCCCTGCTTAAAGAATATCGTTATTGATGCATTACCATTGCTGCTTGCAGTAGAAGTCATATAGCTCATATTCTCTACTCCATTTATCTGTTCTTCTAAAGGAACAATCACACTTTTCATGACCACATCGGCACTTGCTCCTTGATACGAAGCTGTTACAACAACTGTAGGTGGAGCAATTTCGGGATATTGAGAGATAGGCAATGAAGCCAATCCTAATAATCCCAAAATCACTATTATTATCGATATTACCGTGGATAATACCGGATTTTCTATAAATTTTCTAAACATGATTTATTATTTTTTAGCTAAAGAAGCTATCGGTGCTATTTTCATTCCATCTCTTAAATTTCCAATTCCGTCAACAATTATAGTATCTCCAGATTTTACGCCTTCGGTTACTACATATTCTTTTTCGGTTGCAGTGTTTCTTATTTTTATTTCAGTATTATGTGCTACGTTTTTTGCATCTACAGTAAAGACAAAAAAGCGCCCTTGCAATTCAAATACTGCCTTTTTAGGAACCAGGATTGCATCTTCTAATTGTGTTGGAATAACAATCGTAGCGCTTGCTCCACTCCAAAGTTTAGCATCTGGATTTGGAAAAACTGCTTTAAAATTAGCAGCTCCAGTACTTGCATTTAATACACCACTTAAAGTTTGAATTTTTCCTTTTAGTGGATATGTTTCTCCATCAGCAGTAACTAAAGAAACGGCTGGCATATTCTTAAATTTTTCTTTTAATTGATTTCCTGAATATTGACTCAAAAAAGAATTTAATTGTTGCTGACTTAATGAGAAATAAGCAAAAACGTTTTTGGTATTAGCAACTGTAGTTATAGGATCTGGTGCAGAACTACTCACCAAACTTCCTATCTTATACGGTAGGCTTCCTACTACTCCATTTATTGGACTCACTATATTGGTGAAAGCAAGCTTTGATTTAGCTGCTGACAAATCAGCATTTGCCTGACTTAATTCAGCTCTTTTTACTCTTTCTATATTCTTGGCAGATGTTAATTCGTAGTTGTTTATTATCTTTTTTTCTGCCAATGCTGCCGTTCTTTTGGTTTGTATAACTGCTGTTTCCAAGCTGGCTTCGGCAGCTAGAACTGCCGCTTTTTTGTTGTTTACTTCTTGTAAATAACTATTAGCGTCTATTTTAAATAAAGGCTTCCCTTTGGTTACAACCGAACCTTCTTCTACATAAACCTGCTCTATATATCCGTCGATTTTAGAGCGTATTTCGACTGTTTGTTCTCCTTCTAATGTTGTTGGAAATTCAATAGAAACATTTGCTTCTTGAGCCTTTAATATAAGTGTTGGATATGCTGTCGGACTTTCTATTTGTTCTGTACTTTTTGTATTACATGAAACTATCGAAAGAGTTCCTATGAACAGAATTGCTATTATATTTTCATTATATCTCTTATTTTCTTTTATAAATCATTAAAGGAGAACCTGCTTCTCCCCACATTAAGGTTTGTACATATTTTATTAACTGACTTGTAGCCAATACAAGAATTTCTTCTGGTATAGCTGTATTTGCTTTTAAAACCACTTTCTGACCGATAAAAGCCGAAAATTCTATCTTTCTTATTCTTTCCATCCATAAAAGGTTTTCATGATTCCCTATTGTTGAATACACCACTATAGATGCATGAGGAGCTAAGAGTGAACTAATTAATGCATAAGCCCAAAGTGGTATAATCGCATCATTAGAACAACAGATAACAACGTCTTTTCCTGTAAATTGATTCCAATCTATTTGAGCCATTTCTGATCGAAATATTTTTTCCTGTAATAGAAAATCTTCTATTAGAAATGGTACAATATCAAATACTATAAAATCTTCTCCATTAGATTTATAGTTACGTAGATCTAGTGTTTGTATGCCTGAAGCATCTATTTTATTTATTATTTCCATATTCTGATTATTAAATTATTGAGTTATTTATTGCGTTATAATTTTTGGGTATTGCTAATTTTTAGACATAGGTATCCCCCGCCCAATCTGAATACTATTCTAGGTTGCTGAGCACATTGTAAAAACTGCTTTAATTTTAATTAAAGATTTTTGAGATTTCTAAAAATCTATAGTTGAGGATATATACTAATTGTAAATTTCATAAGTACATTCCAGTACGGAACGATGTATACAGGAAAGTCAATCATATTATATGAACTAATGGGAAGCTCTTGTAATTCTAATAACATAATCTATAATTTTACGTTTTTAAATTCTGTAACTTACAATATTGATTGAATTTAGGTGGATAAAATCTTCCAATCAGCTTTGATAAGTTATGCAAAATTAATAATTTTGCATAATAAAACAACTAAATACTTGTTTTATTAATTTATGACTACAAATAAGATATTAATGCTACTCAAAATGCGAGGTCCTCTTACGGCTCTTGAAATTGCGCATGAACTTAAGATAACAAAGGAAGGGGTTAGACAACAGCTACTTAAACTTGTTGAAGAGGATCTTATTCATCCACAAGAAGAATCCAAAGGTGTGGGTAGACCTCAAAAAACATTTAGCCTAACTTCAAATGGAAATGCAAAATTTCCAGACACGCACGCTGAATTAACTCTAAAGTTGATAAACATTATTAATGCAATGGGTGAAAATGCTTTGCAAACGGTTATAGATGTTTATGAAGAAACAGGAAAAAAGAAATATCATGAAGAAATTGATACCATTAGTAATCTGGAACAAAAATTACAAAAACTTGTCGAAATAAGAACAAGAGAAGGTTATATGGCGGAATACTCAAAAAATGATGAGGGTTATCTTTTAGTCGAAAATCATTGCCCAATTTGTGCGGCCGCAACTATATATCAAGGTTTTTGTTCTTCTGAATTAAATACTTTTAGATCAGTATTAGGTAAAGATATTATAATTAATCGCGTTAGCCATATCATCGGAGGTGACAGAAGATGTGCGTATCAGATTACTTCTAATTAGTTTTTTTTAGTTTCAGGTTTTAAATTTTTGGTTTCAAGTTTCAGGTTATGCAATCGCTATTTTTAGTTATTATTTTTGCCGATATCGAAGTTACGAGACGCAAGAAATTGTTTTTAATAGCTCTAGTGGAGCGATACCGATCTCAGATTATTAAATATAACACCCCGATGGGGTTCTTTTGAAAAAAATATCTTTCCTATAAACATAATGTCCGATGGGACTTACTTATCAGGTGATTAAGAGTAGCTTGATAACAATTGAATCCTAAGATCGTTAACTTACTCTAGCTGATTTAAGAGATATAAATAAGGTGGAAAAGAATGATGCATCATTATGTCCTTTGTATTATTTGGGAATTTTTCATAATAATTTATATCATTGGGGTTCGGATATAGAACAATCGTATTTCCAGTTCTCACATAATTGTTACTATTATAAAATGGAGGTGGTACAAATTCTGGTAAAAATTCTTTCACTCTTTTTGCCATTTCTTTACCTAATATTTTTTGATATGTCTTAACGGTTTTACGGGATGGATCTGTTAGTTTTCCATAAACCATATTTAAAAACATTCTCTTAAAAAAAGTCTGATTTTTAATAGTTTCTTCTACCATTGCAATTGGACTTACTATTGGTAAATCTTCTGGCGTTTCAACCGAAAAAGGTGTTTGAGGTACCCAATCTGCGGCGCTTACTACATTAAATGCCCAACCGTTTTGCGTTTTACGCTCATAATCATATGCAAAATATAAATTCCCTGGTTTTGGTGCAGCACTACAATACGTTTTGAAACGAATATCGGCAGGTAGTTTACCTTTGCTTTGTAAACTATAAAAATGAGCCGTAAGTAGATAGCTTATACCTCCACCTTGGCTATGTCCCATAATTATGAAATTTTTAATTCCTGAATTATAACAAGAATCTATCTTAGGAAGCATTTCCTTTGAAATAAAAGCAGTACTTAACAGATATCCTGTATGAACGGCGGCATCTTTATTAGTCGATAATTCATACTCAAATGTCTCTGAATTAGAAATTTTCATTTCTCCTTTTGCCGGTGTCATTGCTGCATAAAGATTAGCAAGCCAGCTTTCTCCTTTTTCAGTAGTTCCTCTTGTGCATAATACAGCTGTATTTTCATCTTTTAGCCATAACTCCCAAAGATTATCCAGTCCTATTGGCTTACTTCTATACACCAGTTTTGAGTGTTCTGGCTGAGGAATTAGTTTTGCTTTTTCAGGAGATTCTGTCGATTGAGTAGCCAAATATATTAATTCTCTATATTCAGCTTTATCAAAACCTGGCTTTAAATTTTGCGAAAAACCATCTAAAAAATTAAACAGTAAGAAGCATATAAGGACTAATAATTTTAGAAATTTCATAGCGTAAACATTGATTGATTATTAATAATATTATTTTAACTAAACACTGATTTAAAAGTCATTATATACAATAATATAAACTTTTACTTTAAAATAAAAAGCAATAACTACTAAGCATTTAATTTGTAAACTTATCTTACAATAAATATAATCAATTATTTAAGTACTACGACATAATTTTTAATCACATAATCATTCTCAATAAACTAAATTGTACATCAAGTCATTATGCTAATTAATTCAAAAAATTATATAATCTGTAGGAGAATAAAAGTACCCCTATCACAACAAAAAACCACCAATACTTTTTTATAGAGGCATAATTTTCATTATCTGAATTTCTTATTGCTAATCCCATGACAATACTTACCAAAGGCAAAATAAATCTTATTATCTGTTCTATTTCCATTTTAACACTAACTATTTTCTTATTTGCGAATATATGTATTTTATTTTTTTACTTTTGATAAATGCACATCAATAACATGACAAACCTATACCAAAGCCCAAGGATAATCATTCGTGAATTTTTGCCAGAAGAGCAACAAACATTTTTAAACTTGTTTAAAGATGCTGAAGTTACCCAATACTTACCAGAAACTTCTGCTGAGAGGTATATAGAAATGTTTAAAGAATTACTTGAAAATTATGAAAAGGGTAATCTTAGCCGTTGGGCAATATTTGACACTACAAACAACAATTTTATAGGGATGTGTGTTGCGCGTATTTTTGTACACAACAGCAATCAAATAGAGATTGGATATGTTCTTAGTAAAGAATATTGGGGTAAAGGCATCGCTACTGAAGTATGCAAAGCTATGACTCAATATTGTTTTACAAACACCAATATTCCTGAAGTAGTTGCCATAACTGATCTTGACAACAGTGGCTCACAAAATGTATTACAAAAATCTGGTTTTGAACGAAGAGACAATCTGATAAGAGATAATGAAGAACTAGCCTATTTTATAATTAAAAGAGCGCAACTTTAATTTAATAAATAATACAATTTGCTGATAGTCTGTAAAATCGTTTTCTTGAAATAAATTAATCTTCCTCGGCAGGAATCATTAATTTACCCCAATCATTTAGCATCCATAAAATCGTTACCAATTTTTCTCCTAATTCCGTAAGTGAATATTCAACTCTTGGCGGAAGCTCATTAAATGACTCTTTGGTCAGAATACCGTCTTGTTCCATTTCTTTTAACTGTTGATTCAAAACTCTTCTGTCGACTTTTGCAATTCCACGTAAAAACTCGCTTGGGCGTTTTTTACCTTCATTGATTTGCCAAACAATAGGAACTTTCCATTTCCCACTAATAGAATTAACTGCTACTTCTAATGGGCAAATTTTATTTTCTAAGCTTCTTTCCTTTGTTTTCATAATAGTGACTTTTTTATCCCTATGTGCTAAAATTATGCGCTATTGCAGATACAGATAATGTTTTGAATCTTTGCAAAATTAATAAAATAATTAACATCTATTTTAGCAAAGCCAATGTTTATGCTAACTAATCGATACTTTATTAGAGAATTTATAAATTATTATGACAGAAATAAAACGTAAAGGTTCGCGCTCAACTAAGGACATACCCGTCGATATTTTAGATAAACTTAATAAAGGAGAAATTGAGACTGCCAATTTAGTAGAATGGTTAGCTATTGATCAAAAACTGTTACTTAAAAACGTTCTTCATCAAACCAATCGTTCTAAGTATTTGGAGCCAATTATTACAAATATTGAGGCACTAAAAAAACAAACTGTCAATACTATAAATGAAACTATTGGAACTAGTCTTTTTAGATTAGCTAAACTGGAAAATGATAGTGAACTTTTTACAATAATTTCAGCTCATAAATCAGACTTAGTTAGATGCTGGGCAACTTATACT is a genomic window containing:
- a CDS encoding EamA family transporter: MKNSYLLLHVAVILSGFTGIFGKLISLNEGLLVWYRTLFSAIILFLLLKLTKTSSQMKSYEKINISKIGICIAIHWVFFYASIKYSNISIGVICYCLTSFFTAIFDPLINRKRLFFLNCYLVR
- a CDS encoding MFS transporter, which encodes MNANSAGQNKETIKKVLPLILATSIFMQMLDSTILNTSITAIAKDLNESPLDMQNAIISYVLTLALFMPVSGFLSDKFGTKKVFIFALLLFSLGSLFCSLSQNLTHLVFSRVIQGIGGSLMTPVGKLALIKTFPKKELLKAMNFAIIPALIGPVLGPLVGGYMVDYLSWHWIFLINIPFGIIGILLSLKYMPDYKSPIIDFDLKGFLIFAAASLLLSISLELFGNTVQLTSVLLILMSGLMMLYWYYRHALTDNNPIFPLNLFQVRTFRVGIIGNLATRLGFSSIPLLLPMMIQIAYGQSAVTSGWIVAPMALTAMFGKSAVIKILNTYGYRKTLMVNTFIIGILICTLAIPSIHTSIYWYIPIISVLGFFNSIQFTSMNSISIADLRNYHTSSGNSLVSVNQQLAIGFGIAFGLLVLKIFQGDVKLIHNEIHNAFRYTFLVVGFLTILSGLVFRRLHDKDGDNLKSAN
- a CDS encoding efflux transporter outer membrane subunit, which encodes MNKYNYKLIVIILIVGSIWSSCKITKPYTKPATTVTYREPDNKDTTNMATMKWSELFTDVNLQQLISEGLAANLDLKIAVERINQSTANLRLKKAAFLPSVDGNVSVKESRLAFPQGFGLFDQSTQYDLGITVGWEADVWGKLKSAKKGAIANLLATDAAKRAIQTQLIANIANSYYELLILDEQLKVLKKTAKNRETDAETIKVLFENSIINGVAVVQSEANFYEAELAIPDIEQKITETEHALCVLLAKSPTKIERSSLEQQKLVYDLKIGVPMQLLANRPDVQQAEYNFRVAFEESNVARAYFYPALTISGAAGFSSFGLKDWFTNGGLFGNIAGGLTQPIFNKGINKARLATALSLQKEALYNFELSMLKASEEVSNALSRYDKATLKEEKRKKQLEALFKAVDFNKELLNNSTTNYTDVLTAEQNLLNAQLKGIDDQSQKLHAVVNLYRALGGGWN
- a CDS encoding efflux RND transporter permease subunit, coding for MFRKFIENPVLSTVISIIIVILGLLGLASLPISQYPEIAPPTVVVTASYQGASADVVMKSVIVPLEEQINGVENMSYMTSTASSNGNASITIFFKQGTNPDMAAVNVQNRVTKATSLLPNEVIKSGITTSKQLSSTAFSFLLYSKDGKYDEKFLDNYLRINIMPEMKRVEGVGGTEIYTSQEYSMRIWLKPDAMASQGLVPDDIIAALKEQNIEAAPGKIGENSKESVQYALKFTGRLESPAAFENIVLRSGKQGSLLRLKDVADIEFGALDYTTSLITQGKVSSGGAISQISGSNARELIIACEDILKKASKDFPPGLEYHTFLNANDFLDASIEKVVYTIIEAFILVFIVVFIFLQDFRSTLIPAIAVPVSIIGTFFFLKLFGFTINLLTLFALVLAIGIVVDDAIVVVEAVHAKLDQGAKSAKKATIHAMSEISGAIISITLIMSAVFIPVTFITGSAGVFYKQFGLTLAVAILISAVNALTLSPALCAILLKPHDSQKSDYPKGFLPKFYASFNVAFETVTNKYINAVRFLIRRKWISLVAIAIFGIVFYVLMKNTPTGFVPNDDGGAIFGNVVLPPSSTLERTEEITKEIDSIARSIPEIELSSTLSGMDLIHGNGGSYGALFIRLKPWNERKGKTQDVNSIVGQLFAKTAHIKGASIIFFAAPTLQGFGNSNGFEVQLQDKTGGSYQNFDKNIGKFMAAINQRPEIMYATSPFNIGFPEMEVNVNVAKCKDAGVSVNTVLNTLQGYFGGIYASDINRFGKQYRVMLQSHPDYRAKESDINKIFVRTDKGAMAPISEFVTLKKTYGPEFLNRFNLFTSTTVTGAPNAGYSSGDAIKAIEEVAAQTLDRGYTYQFSGLTKEELSSGSQTILIFGLCLIFIYFLLSAQYKSYILPFSVLLSLPIGLAGAFIFANLFGVDNNIFLQISLIMLIGLLAKNAILIVEFALLHRLSGRSLVQSAIFGARARLRPILMTSFAFIFGLIPLMIATGAGALSNRSIGTAAVGGMLIGTLFGVFVIPVLFIIFQSMQEKIGGVKEPIHEPRQID
- a CDS encoding efflux RND transporter periplasmic adaptor subunit — encoded protein: MKENKRYNENIIAILFIGTLSIVSCNTKSTEQIESPTAYPTLILKAQEANVSIEFPTTLEGEQTVEIRSKIDGYIEQVYVEEGSVVTKGKPLFKIDANSYLQEVNNKKAAVLAAEASLETAVIQTKRTAALAEKKIINNYELTSAKNIERVKRAELSQANADLSAAKSKLAFTNIVSPINGVVGSLPYKIGSLVSSSAPDPITTVANTKNVFAYFSLSQQQLNSFLSQYSGNQLKEKFKNMPAVSLVTADGETYPLKGKIQTLSGVLNASTGAANFKAVFPNPDAKLWSGASATIVIPTQLEDAILVPKKAVFELQGRFFVFTVDAKNVAHNTEIKIRNTATEKEYVVTEGVKSGDTIIVDGIGNLRDGMKIAPIASLAKK